The Ptychodera flava strain L36383 chromosome 14, AS_Pfla_20210202, whole genome shotgun sequence genome segment CATTGATTGCAAGCTGCAGAGGAGTCATGTCATCTGCGAAGAACATCAAAATAAAGTGAATATAGTAAATGCCAGTAAAAtataattgataaaataataaaatataattgatttaaaatcaatttaaaaCGATAACTACGATAACCCAAAAGAGCTAGATAATTCGCAGTTGCACTTCAgaatttatacatatatatacatatatatatatcagaattTAACTTcagaatttatatatatatatatatatatatatattatatatctatatatatatatatatatatatatatatatatatatatatatatatatatatgtgtgtgtgtgtgtgtgtgtgtgtgtgtgtgtttgtatatatattacaacttttttgttttgtatacagGTCTCTGACGTCAGATTCTTGATAAAGAAGTGCAGAGATGGTACAAGTAGGGACATATCTTCCTCCGCGCATGGTAtatcaaaagttttaaagtAACTTCTCCGGCACTTCGATTTTTCAGGAatgagaaaatgtcaaaataatcaaTCTTGCACTATAGTAAACATAATTAGATATCGTTTTTGCTGTCGTGTCTGACGCTAGTTCAGAGGTTTTTTTTCCGGATAATGATGACACCACTAAAAATTGCCAATGATTACAATCAAAATTTGTCGCTGAACCTAAAGAGAGTTTTGGAACAAATTCTTCCTTCAGCGTGGGCCGAACACAACAAACCCGATCCCTCATTGGCCGCAATAGTGAATTTTACAGGAATAACAAACATGTAGAAACCATGTATATAATAATTCTTCTTTAGGCCTAATGACAAAATTTCTAGAATGTAAGTCTAGAAAGAATTTTTACCCGTTCCCACTTTCCATTTTAGGTTTCGAGAAGCGGTTTTTTACACTCTGATACCCATATCCCCCCCAATAATTGAGTCTGTATTGATTACTTACCTTGATTACAGAGGTATTTTGCGACAACATGAAAAGGAGTTATTTAAAAACGAAACGCAGTTAAAGCCGATCACCTACCATTGTAAAACGCATACAGAACCATTCCACAGATGTACAGGCATGGCGCCGTGACAAACGCAAAGGGAATATTTACCAGCACGGCACTGAAATAACCAACTCAAAGTTAGTCATGGACTGACATTACCAGATTAAACTAAAAATTTTTCAGAATGTATATATTTGCTGTATCTGCAATTTGTCATGTCTTGAAATATGATGCGAGGCAAGATCTACGATTGGCTCTACTATATTATTTTTTGCTCTCGGTACCTTTCTGTCGTATTGTTTTCGACAACATATGATATATACAACGAAATATACCTTTGTCCAAAGCCGAGTAATGTAAACTTGTATTACAACATCAAATTACAATGAGATTGACCGTGGTCAAACTGGCACATCTGAATGGCAATAATTATGATATATTAGAATTATCCTAGCCATACATTAATAAGCGAATCAAATGTCTGCAtttaaaaatcaatcaatcggatttcaatttttcatcaagaTCTCTTTACGCTCACATGAATTTTGTCGTGTCAGAGCCCCATGATGCCAAATAACAGCCTTTCAAATTGTACTCAGATGTTCCGAGATTGTAACTTCAAATACACCTTTCTTGCCGACGAATATGTGTTTCTGAtattaagggagcgttcagttataaTATGTGTTTCTGAtattaagggagcgttcagttattatggctggCAAaatcttcctgcgcatcagtcaaaataagtgaacccccgcctacccattgcaccaaaagtTTGATGACCCGCTTTTAAGATGATATTTATTTGATgacacgccccccccccccgcccaccAACATTGCTTAAGTAAAGCTGCatacacaaacacctctggcggggggggggggcgatagAATCCAAAAGAAGATTCTCAGGTTTGATCAAATGACcccctaacaaactcacaatgtgtTCAAATCTCCCCTTCTAACATGCTATAATTTCGAAATCCctcctcaaagggattggacagaaattacagctgGATCGCAATTTTTTGCGTAAGCATTTTTGAAGTGTCATGAAATTACACGCATGctttttggggagggtcaccatcTTTTGCGCAACTATCAGAAGGCAAGGTGTGGCTGATATAGCGTTTCGtcctaaaatatcaaatcataaaacattggagtctattgggcaaactattaacattttcccaCAAAAAACAATCCATATCTGTTCATTTAAATATGTTTGatgattcatgtaaatgtattttgctTGCAGTGGCAGGCATGAATAACTTTTTTCCTacacaaaactagctaaatctgtgtatttatagacgtttgataattcatttttaatgtaCTTCATTAGAATAGGGTAGTTACAAGTGGATGTATGTgcgagaaatttgattttgaaatttcatccaaatgtttattcactatacattggattCTACGGGAAAActaagaaattttttttttacaatactaaactaactaaatctgtgcttttatagatgtttgacaattgatacaaatgtacttgattcaaatagggtatttgttcagatgtggacaacaaatataatatattggaatttcacctgaAAGTATTATTTCGCTTTTCATGGTAGTCTACAGATAACTGTTCAATATTTTCccttacaaaacttgctatatctctaatatttaagtaataggaattgtttatgccctcagtgagctcgatttactaGAAGACAAGTTAAGCCTCaaagttgccaaggcaagatgttcatgtgacagatcataatacttttattcagatttacagttaaatgacttcatataatgaaatcatgcagcgaatcagttttatttcccagaatatttttgaacactgaaactgctttttgacgggacggatacttatgaaatcaagtgacccccccctgcggtttgaaaaatacatgaccccctttgcagttttcaaatttaaggtgactcCCTTAGAGtttgccggcccatccccgGCCATATGTACACTGCCCAAACTCGCTTGTTTGTAttgaagtaaataaataaataaataaataaataaataaataaataaataaataaataaataaactctaCTTACGCCTGTGAATGCTTCAGTGATCGTACAGTCATGTACCGTTGGACGGCAGTCTGACTAACATACAGAGGTGATGTGGCGAAAGCGGCCCCAACTATGCCGCTGAAGAAAGCAGCACGCGTTGTAGGATCCAAATCAAAACTGAAATCGTTCagaaaagttaggaaaaaacATGCGAATCTGTTAATCAGCACGAACGTCTGCTATGTGTAGACAAATCAAACTCTATCTGACTTCTTTCTGAATTAAGGATAACACAACATAAATGATAAACTCAGACTATATAAGCGCAAAACATCTATAACGACGCCGTTATCGGTGTTCTTTATCAATTCAAATCACCATTTTATGACTTTTCTCTCTGTAGGTTTGTAGCAAGTACAGTTTTGTGACCTGCTGTCTTACGCATATCAGGCCGCTGTGTTTGGCTAGTCGCATTGTTATCTTCTGACTGTTGACAACATGACCGGACACGAATTTATGATAAGTCGACAGTGATAATGCCGATTTGTACCGACAGGTTGTGAAGCACAACCGAATACTGCCATGGGTATTTGaccatacaaatattttgaataatagATTAGACTAGTTGAATACaataaattacataaaaaaaacataGAAAAATGTCAAACATCACATATACACGGGCTTTActgtaaattgttttgaaaaagatCTGATATGGCCGCCAGACTTCAAGACTTCCTTTTTTCCCTTCATATTTGGAGCCATTACTCGGGCATTCTTTTgccatttatttcaaatttggttcagcGAACAATAAGTATACCTGAAATGTTTACCTGAAGTGGTTCAGCCGTCCACTGTCTTCATTCAATCTGTACACCTCTCCGATGCCACCAGCTTCGGCAACACCCATAACAATCACAGCCAACAGTGTTCCCATAATTACAAAGAATTGGAACACGTCGGTCCATATCACTCCTTTCATTCCCCCCTGTAAGGATGAGGTCAATTTTAGAGAACGTTCCGTTTTCAGATCGGGGTTGAACAGACAAAGTTTTCTTATAATTCTGCCAAATAAGTATACCCATTCGCTTTCTCGTCTTGGTAAGGTGCCTGTAAAACGCCCGTGAAACGTTATAATTATTCCCCTGCCTGAAAATCAATTTAAAGAGCTTAGGTACACATAGATGCTGTCTTATTGCATCTATAAACAAAGCAAAATCAACACAGCTCTGTCTTAATGAAGTTAATGTGCATTCCACACTTTACGTAAAGAAACGAACTGCGGGTTTCAATACCGTTTTGGGGTAGTACAATACTCCCTTGCACCCCTTTCAAATCATTTTCTGAATAAAGATTGAACACTCACAAGCGCCGTGTAAAGAGTGCAGAGTATCCCTGTAATAAGCAGAGTTTTCCATTGTTCAAAACTTtgaactgaaatgaaaaacagggACAGACAATGTGGTTTaataatacaaaatatcaacTTGTCAAATGTCGTATCCCGACACTTCATATTAATCTGGCGCTCCTCGGACAAAACTTTAAGTGCGTTATGAAAAGTTGCAATCGTATCTTCCAGTTTATCTCACGAGGAAAGGCAACCTCGCCTCAATTAGGTACATACCAATCAATGAAAAAGCAGTACTGATGCGAATTCCAAAATCGTTCACTAAACTTCATTTTACCTGCTTCAATTGCCAGTGCCGGTCCCACAAGACATGCTGCTATGTAGAATACAGACTGCAGCATAAAGATAAGGGATACCAGAATTCGAAGGGGGAAGTTGAAACGTAGCTCCAAGTACTGAAAGATGAGAAATAGACAATTGTTACCGTTCATTATTAAAGTCTCAAGTTAATCAAACAACTATTGCCAGGACAGTTGTTGCtgtattttctttatttaccaAATCGCCTACTAGTAGGTCAAACATttgttaaaattcattttccttTTCGAAATACTTTCACCTATTCGCGAAATATTGCACAATGTAAAGAAGATGCATGCATATACCTTGTAAGAACTGACTTCTTGGAGGTCCATGAACACAGGCAAGAAGATGTAAGCAATCAGAGGCAAACACCATAGCTTGGCAAGTGTGTATGCAGCGTAACCGGTACCGTTGGCGAAGATTTCAGCTGGAGTGCCAATTATGGACAACGGTGACATGAACGACACCAATATTGACATGGCAACCGGTAAGAAATGCATTGTCTTGTCTGCCAACAGGTATCTGTCATTAGGATGAAAAGTACGGTAACCTAGACATTACTATGATGAGCGTCTCCTCAGTTAGGATGGCAATTGATTACGCTTGACCATATCTATTATCCTTTATTTCGTCATCCTTGTTACGGAcaataaaaatatctttttacgagaaacaaaaataattttacaaatgtttgtttTGCACAATCGAAAGATACTGAATTTCAATGActtaaaatctttcaaaaaaatttcagaaataccGATGAACACATACAGGATTAGTCAGCTATAGACCGTCTTCAAGAAATTATACACAGAAATGTTattaatttgacaaaaatgaataCTAATCTACCGTTTAGTGACAGATGTACGCTCGATTTGAAAATTCTGCCGGCCCTCGACCTCCCCTCTTAAACCCTCACCTCATCTAAATCGGCAAAACATATAAGACCAAACCGTTTCCTTTCTGCCCCTTTGGCTTTTTTGTCAAGTTTCCCTTCGACCCAAAAAATACATTTCCCCATCTTCTAATTTGATGAGAAGAAACGCCCGACCGACCCTTAAAGAAACTACTTATGGAGATTTCGTTTTCATTTCACGAACTATTATTTTAGCACGGTGGCTAGGGAAGGAAGGGCATCGTGTCTTTTGCCCAGTGGATAATAAAGAAAGTCGAAGGGAGTAAGAAGCTTTGCATATATCGCAGTAGAAATAGAACGGACAAAAGTATTCACTCTTCCTCAAACTCCCAaatgtttatgaaaattaattagAAGCTTATACCCTTTAATACAACGCTATTTGTTATGAAATCGGCTGGCTGTACTGGACGTTCAAACGGGCAACTGTTGCTAGGAAATGAACAAGATCGAAATGAACTTTCATATCAATATTTTAGGAGCcgatgtttatttattgaatcaAACCTTCATGCCATTCGAATAAGCTACTGGTCGAATTTGACAAGAACCTCATTGTTCAATGTTTACTCGAAAGGGGCGTTAC includes the following:
- the LOC139150583 gene encoding sodium-coupled monocarboxylate transporter 1-like yields the protein MSSSDPRPFSVVDYLVFTAMLAISTITGIYHGFAKGGQHSTSRYLLADKTMHFLPVAMSILVSFMSPLSIIGTPAEIFANGTGYAAYTLAKLWCLPLIAYIFLPVFMDLQEVSSYKYLELRFNFPLRILVSLIFMLQSVFYIAACLVGPALAIEAVQSFEQWKTLLITGILCTLYTALGGMKGVIWTDVFQFFVIMGTLLAVIVMGVAEAGGIGEVYRLNEDSGRLNHFSFDLDPTTRAAFFSGIVGAAFATSPLYVSQTAVQRYMTVRSLKHSQAAVLVNIPFAFVTAPCLYICGMVLYAFYNDDMTPLQLAINASLPTGKSVTL